The window AATGTTGCTATTTATAATAAAATTGTAATAATCAGAAACAGATTACGAGATAAAGTGAATATATTTTCCCTTACGGAAAGAGAAAATTATACTCTGCATATTACAATTGAAATAGGTAATCCATACAAAATTAAAACAAACAAAAATATTATTCAAAAAGATGCGGATTTTATTTTTTCTATAGGAAATTTAACAATTCAACTTAAAGAAGATAAAATGAAAAAAATTAAATTAATTAATAAAAACTAATCAATTTTACTTCCCGCACATAAGACAAACATCTTCGCTATTCTCTTTTCTAAAATAAAACGGTTTATGATCCTCCTTTTTAACTTGGAACTTATCAATAATCAACTCACAAAGTTGCGGTTGTATTCTCAAAATATCTTTTAAGGTTAAATACCCTATTACTTTTTTTTGCGCAATGACGGGCATATGCTTAATATCGTAATCATTCATTAATTGGACAGCATCAAACAGGTCAATTTCAGGACTAACTGTAAACAATCTTTTAACCATTATTTTTTCAACGGGGG is drawn from Candidatus Woesearchaeota archaeon and contains these coding sequences:
- a CDS encoding CBS domain-containing protein; this encodes MKTGYKVCDAMTKKPIVVSKTKTIAECARIMQKENIGSLVIGENKNLQGIITEQDLVRKAVALNLNAEETPVEKIMVKRLFTVSPEIDLFDAVQLMNDYDIKHMPVIAQKKVIGYLTLKDILRIQPQLCELIIDKFQVKKEDHKPFYFRKENSEDVCLMCGK